The DNA region TGTTCGCTCAACTCATGCAGTGTAAGTGCAAGGCCATCGCTAGAGTCCATTGCAGAGGTGGCGTATTTTGCTAAACCTACACCAAATTCCATCCTAGCCTCTGGTTGCAATACGGCATTTACTGCCCTTGTCGTAAAACTTACATCAGCTCTGGCCTTGTTTTGCAGAATCTTTAAACCAGCAGACGGATATCCAAACGGCCCAGATGTTATTATGACATCACCTTCCCTTGCACCAGAGCGCTTTACCACTTTTCTCGTAAGACCGATCATGCAACAATCTATTACAAGATCATTGCTTTCATTGGTATCGCCTCCAATAATGTTCACACCAAACTCCTTCTCCGCTCTCTTAAAACCCCTAGCAAGTCCCTCTATGTGCTTACGTTGAAAATTGGATGGTATTCCTAGCGATACCAAGGTTGCTAACGGCTTGACACCCTTGCATGCAAAATCACTTGCGCAAGAAACGATGCTCTTCCTTGCCATCTGCCATACCTTCATCTGTTTCGGTGCATCGGTACTCCTAACGAACATATCGCATTTGAACACTAGTATTTTGTTACCAACTCTTACTGTAGAAACATCATCATTTTGCAGCGTCTCTTTTTTCATTATGGACAGCGCTTTTGATATTAGATCAATTACCCGCCTTTCGCTTAATCCTCTCATTCTCTTCCCTTATCTTTTCCTCATACTTGCTATACAACCTCTTGCTTCTTTCCTCGCTCTTCGATTCAACGGATAGCCTGATGGAATGTTCTGTATTAGATCCCCTAATCAGAACCCAT from Nitrososphaerales archaeon includes:
- the thiL gene encoding thiamine-phosphate kinase — its product is MRGLSERRVIDLISKALSIMKKETLQNDDVSTVRVGNKILVFKCDMFVRSTDAPKQMKVWQMARKSIVSCASDFACKGVKPLATLVSLGIPSNFQRKHIEGLARGFKRAEKEFGVNIIGGDTNESNDLVIDCCMIGLTRKVVKRSGAREGDVIITSGPFGYPSAGLKILQNKARADVSFTTRAVNAVLQPEARMEFGVGLAKYATSAMDSSDGLALTLHELSEHSRKRFIINSLPITNEIKEFARANGYDFSKLVLQGGEEYEIVATVPKNDLTRIRGLAMIHGCRLFVIGHVESGKGVFMEHSGKLRRIRRVGWEHLR